The proteins below come from a single Thermus oshimai DSM 12092 genomic window:
- a CDS encoding DNA-3-methyladenine glycosylase family protein: protein MFEHPLLRAFHRRFGPAPFAPNPAPREDPFRVLVESIVSQQLSTKAAKTILGRLWGRVEPSPEALLALPLQALRGAGLSQAKAQALRHLSEKALEGLLVGLEALDDEGVKARLLQVRGVGPWTAEMFLMFGLRRPDVWPVGDLGLSRAALRLFGEQGRDLRALGEAFRPYRSHLAWYLWRTLE, encoded by the coding sequence TTGTTTGAGCACCCCCTCCTCCGCGCGTTCCACCGGCGCTTCGGCCCGGCGCCCTTCGCCCCCAACCCCGCCCCCCGGGAGGACCCCTTTAGGGTGCTGGTGGAAAGCATCGTGAGCCAGCAGCTTTCCACCAAAGCCGCAAAGACCATCCTGGGACGGCTCTGGGGCCGGGTGGAGCCTAGCCCTGAGGCCCTCCTCGCCCTGCCCCTTCAGGCCCTGCGGGGGGCGGGGCTCTCCCAGGCCAAGGCCCAGGCCCTGCGCCACCTGTCCGAGAAGGCCCTGGAGGGGCTTCTCGTGGGCCTCGAGGCTTTGGACGACGAGGGGGTGAAGGCCCGGCTCCTCCAGGTCCGGGGGGTGGGGCCCTGGACCGCGGAGATGTTCCTCATGTTCGGCCTGAGACGGCCCGACGTCTGGCCCGTGGGCGACCTGGGCCTCTCGCGGGCCGCGCTTCGCCTCTTTGGGGAGCAGGGCCGGGACCTAAGGGCCTTGGGGGAGGCCTTCCGGCCCTACCGCAGCCATCTGGCCTGGTACCTATGGCGGACCCTGGAATAA
- the metF gene encoding methylenetetrahydrofolate reductase [NAD(P)H] — MKIRDLLRQGPRPLFSFEFFPPKTEAGEEALFRTIAELKAFRPAFVSITYGAMGSTRALSVAWARRLLEMGLNALAHLTVAGQSRKEVGEVLEGLVGAGVENVLALRGDPPQGQRVFVPHPEGFRYASELVAFLRARYGEALSVGGAAYPEGHPESPSLEADLRHFKAKVEAGLDFAITQLFFNNAHYFGFLERARRLGIGIPILPGIMPITNYQQLRRFTEVCGASIPGPLLSQLERHQDDPKAILEIGVEHATRQVAELLEAGVEGVHFYTLNKSPATRMVLERLGFRPEPPPQRTPGSPPAP; from the coding sequence ATGAAAATACGGGACCTTCTCCGCCAGGGTCCCAGGCCCCTCTTTTCCTTTGAGTTCTTCCCCCCCAAGACGGAGGCGGGGGAGGAGGCCCTCTTCCGCACCATCGCCGAGCTCAAGGCCTTCCGCCCGGCCTTCGTCTCCATCACCTACGGGGCCATGGGGAGCACCCGCGCCCTAAGCGTGGCCTGGGCCCGGCGCCTTCTGGAGATGGGCCTCAACGCCTTAGCCCACCTCACCGTGGCCGGGCAGAGCCGGAAAGAGGTGGGGGAGGTGCTGGAAGGCTTGGTGGGGGCGGGGGTGGAGAACGTCCTGGCCCTCCGGGGGGACCCGCCCCAGGGGCAAAGGGTCTTCGTCCCCCACCCCGAGGGCTTCCGCTACGCCTCGGAGCTCGTGGCCTTCCTCCGGGCCCGCTACGGGGAGGCCCTTTCGGTGGGGGGGGCGGCCTACCCCGAGGGCCATCCGGAAAGCCCGAGCCTCGAGGCCGACCTCCGCCACTTCAAGGCCAAGGTGGAGGCGGGGCTGGACTTCGCCATCACCCAGCTCTTCTTCAACAACGCCCACTACTTTGGCTTTTTGGAAAGGGCCAGGCGCCTGGGCATCGGGATCCCCATCCTGCCCGGGATCATGCCCATCACCAACTACCAGCAGCTCCGCCGCTTCACCGAGGTCTGCGGGGCCAGCATCCCGGGGCCCCTCCTTTCCCAGCTGGAGCGCCACCAGGACGACCCCAAGGCCATCCTGGAGATCGGGGTGGAGCACGCCACCCGCCAGGTGGCCGAGCTCCTGGAGGCGGGGGTGGAGGGCGTGCACTTCTATACCCTGAACAAGAGCCCCGCCACCCGCATGGTCCTGGAGCGGCTGGGCTTTAGACCGGAACCTCCTCCCCAAAGGACGCCAGGCTCACCGCCTGCCCCCTAA
- a CDS encoding nicotinamidase yields MVEVPEIPKVEALELPAQETALIVVDMQNDFAHPQGALFVPEAPKSVPAIRHLLEKARAKGVRVVYTQDWHREDDPEFRIWPRHAVAGTWGAEILEELRPAPGDLIIQKVRYDAFYGTPLDHYLHLWGVKRVVVTGTVANICVLHTAGSAALRWYEVVLPEDATSALTPFDLQAALRQVAFLYQGKITRAEGVRFV; encoded by the coding sequence ATGGTGGAAGTGCCGGAAATCCCCAAGGTGGAGGCCCTGGAGCTTCCCGCACAGGAAACCGCCCTCATCGTGGTGGACATGCAAAACGACTTCGCCCACCCTCAAGGGGCCCTCTTCGTGCCCGAGGCCCCGAAAAGCGTCCCCGCCATCCGCCACCTCCTGGAGAAGGCCCGGGCCAAGGGGGTCAGGGTGGTCTACACCCAGGACTGGCACCGGGAGGACGACCCCGAGTTCAGGATCTGGCCCCGGCACGCGGTGGCCGGGACCTGGGGGGCGGAGATCCTGGAGGAGCTCCGCCCGGCGCCGGGGGACCTCATCATCCAAAAGGTGCGCTACGACGCCTTCTACGGCACCCCCCTGGACCACTACCTGCACCTCTGGGGGGTGAAGCGGGTGGTGGTCACGGGGACCGTGGCCAACATCTGCGTCCTGCACACCGCGGGCTCCGCGGCGCTGCGCTGGTACGAGGTGGTCCTCCCCGAGGACGCCACCAGCGCCCTCACCCCCTTTGATCTCCAGGCCGCCCTGCGCCAGGTGGCCTTCCTCTACCAGGGGAAGATCACCCGGGCGGAAGGGGTACGGTTTGTTTGA
- a CDS encoding MBL fold metallo-hydrolase, with protein MRIVPFGAAREVTGSCHLLLAEGRRVLLDCGMFQQKEERNRGPLGFDPRSLDAVLLTHAHLDHVGRLPRLFREGYRGPVYATRGTLLLMRIVLEDALRVMEEPFFEEKDLEALYAHLRPLEYGEWLRMGDLSLSFGQAGHLPGSAFVVAEGEGRTLVYSGDLGNREKTVLPDPSFPPKADLVVSEGTYGDRPHRPFAATVAEFLEILGRVLGRGGKVFIPTFAVERAQEILYLLYQNGHLLPKAPIYLDSPMAGRVLELYPRLVPYFSEEVQAHFLKGKNPFRPRGLEVVEGVEASKALTRSPGPMVVLAGSGMLHGGRILHHLKQGLRDPKNALVFVGYQPRGGLGAEIIARPERVTLLGESVPLRAEVHTLGGFSGHAGQDELLDWLSGQKRVVLVHGEEEKLLALGQRLALRGQAVSLASFGEEVPV; from the coding sequence GTGCGCATCGTACCTTTTGGAGCCGCCCGGGAGGTCACGGGAAGCTGCCACCTCCTCCTTGCGGAAGGGAGGCGGGTCCTCCTGGACTGCGGGATGTTCCAGCAGAAGGAGGAGCGGAACCGGGGGCCCCTGGGCTTTGACCCGAGGAGCCTGGACGCGGTGCTCCTCACCCACGCCCACCTGGACCACGTGGGCCGGCTCCCCCGCCTCTTTCGGGAGGGCTACCGGGGGCCGGTCTACGCCACCCGGGGCACCCTCCTCCTCATGCGCATCGTCCTGGAGGACGCCTTAAGGGTGATGGAGGAGCCTTTCTTTGAGGAGAAGGACCTCGAGGCCCTCTACGCCCACCTAAGGCCCCTGGAGTACGGGGAGTGGCTCCGGATGGGGGACCTCAGCCTCTCCTTCGGCCAGGCGGGGCACCTTCCGGGAAGCGCCTTCGTGGTGGCCGAAGGGGAGGGGCGGACCCTGGTCTACAGCGGGGACCTGGGCAACCGGGAAAAGACCGTCCTCCCCGACCCCTCCTTCCCCCCCAAAGCCGATCTGGTGGTCTCGGAGGGCACCTACGGCGACCGGCCCCACCGCCCCTTCGCCGCCACGGTGGCGGAGTTTCTGGAGATCCTGGGGCGGGTCCTGGGCCGGGGGGGAAAGGTCTTCATCCCCACCTTCGCCGTGGAAAGGGCCCAGGAGATCCTCTACCTCCTTTACCAAAACGGCCACCTCCTGCCCAAGGCCCCCATCTACCTGGACTCCCCCATGGCGGGCCGGGTGCTGGAGCTCTACCCCCGGCTGGTCCCCTACTTCAGCGAGGAGGTCCAGGCCCACTTCCTCAAGGGGAAGAACCCCTTTCGGCCCCGGGGCCTGGAGGTGGTGGAGGGCGTGGAGGCCTCCAAGGCCCTGACCCGAAGCCCCGGGCCCATGGTGGTCCTGGCGGGAAGCGGCATGCTCCACGGGGGGCGGATCCTCCACCACCTGAAGCAGGGCCTCAGGGACCCCAAAAACGCCCTGGTCTTCGTGGGCTACCAGCCCCGGGGGGGCCTGGGGGCGGAGATCATCGCCCGCCCAGAGCGGGTCACCCTCCTGGGGGAGTCCGTGCCCTTAAGGGCGGAGGTCCACACCCTGGGCGGCTTCTCGGGGCACGCGGGCCAGGACGAACTTTTAGACTGGCTTTCCGGCCAGAAGCGGGTGGTCCTGGTCCACGGGGAAGAGGAAAAGCTTTTGGCCCTGGGGCAGCGCCTCGCCCTTAGGGGGCAGGCGGTGAGCCTGGCGTCCTTTGGGGAGGAGGTTCCGGTCTAA
- a CDS encoding histidinol-phosphatase HisJ family protein — translation MVDSHVHTPLCGHAEGAPEEYLFQARKKGLEGLVFTDHSPMPSWYDPGSRMGLAELPFYLLALERVRERNPDLYVGIGLEADFHPGTEAFVRHVLGSYPFDYVIGSVHYLGAWPLDHPDHQEEYGWRDLKEIYRAYFQEVARAAKSGLFHAIGHLDLPKKFGHRLPEEALLELAEPALKAMAEAGLFLDVNTAGLRKPVGEVYPAPALLGRARELGIGVVLGSDAHDPLEVGHAFLEAQRLLLQAGYREAHYFREGKPVAYPLESAR, via the coding sequence ATGGTGGATAGCCACGTCCACACCCCCCTCTGCGGCCACGCGGAGGGTGCGCCGGAGGAGTACCTCTTCCAGGCCCGGAAAAAGGGGCTAGAAGGGCTGGTCTTTACCGACCACAGCCCCATGCCCTCCTGGTACGACCCGGGAAGCCGCATGGGCCTTGCGGAGCTTCCCTTCTACCTCCTGGCCCTGGAACGGGTGCGGGAGCGGAACCCGGACCTCTACGTGGGCATCGGCCTCGAGGCGGACTTCCACCCCGGGACAGAGGCCTTCGTGCGCCACGTCCTGGGGAGCTACCCCTTTGACTACGTCATCGGGAGCGTGCACTACCTGGGGGCCTGGCCCCTGGACCACCCCGACCACCAGGAGGAGTACGGCTGGCGGGACCTTAAGGAGATCTACCGGGCCTACTTCCAGGAGGTGGCCCGGGCGGCAAAAAGCGGCCTCTTCCACGCCATCGGCCACCTGGACCTGCCCAAGAAGTTCGGCCACCGCCTACCCGAGGAGGCCCTTTTGGAGCTGGCGGAACCCGCCCTCAAGGCCATGGCCGAGGCCGGGCTTTTCCTGGACGTGAACACCGCGGGCCTGAGGAAGCCCGTGGGGGAGGTCTACCCCGCCCCGGCCCTCCTCGGGAGGGCCCGGGAGCTGGGCATCGGGGTGGTCCTGGGCTCGGACGCCCACGACCCCCTGGAGGTGGGCCACGCCTTCCTCGAGGCCCAGCGCCTCCTCCTCCAGGCCGGCTACCGGGAAGCCCACTACTTCCGGGAAGGGAAGCCCGTGGCCTACCCCTTGGAGAGCGCCCGGTAG